The Zingiber officinale cultivar Zhangliang chromosome 10A, Zo_v1.1, whole genome shotgun sequence genome contains a region encoding:
- the LOC122028023 gene encoding uncharacterized protein LOC122028023 yields the protein MPSGPRKRRAARRKEKMQSVVTLLPSDGPIDAGQQEDLIPHESTESDCQSPPYSSAPSSPYVESRPSRSSNEWFGSDAVDNVLESSTNNLKEAGFMQEDEQEVALAAKEVSLLPTVTSDAISELFAQSEKDDRNSVEQSSVCVEKIISVQEERNQMTEVVIAVKEVALLSSDAPEAKSDEFTESKNEVKQPSEESIISIQEITTLPEENSQITEVATNVHEKTSGDQGLKGAHVRDVNGVLKQDGEIREACQVAGGGKALPATEVLPHVPLVVNHTKWWNCCGLLDCIMGHDR from the exons ATGCCGTCGGGTCCTAGGAAGCGAAGAGCCGCCAGGCGCAAGGAGAAGATGCAGAGTGTGGTTACCCTCCTCCCTTCCGATGGTCCTATAg ATGCCGGGCAACAAGAGGATCTGATTCCGCACGAGAGCACAGAGAGCGACTGCCAGTCCCCACCATATTCCTCTGCCCCGTCTTCTCCATATGTCGAGAGCCGACCCTCACGATCCTCAAACGAGTGGTTTGGATCTGATGCTGTCGATAATGTGTTGGAGAGTTCGACGAATAACCTAAAAGAAGCGGGCTTCATGCAGGAAGATGAGCAGGAGGTTGCTTTGGCCGCAAAGGAAGTATCTTTATTGCCTACAGTTACATCGGATGCTATATCAGAATTATTTGCCCAATCTGAGAAGGATGATAGGAATTCTGTTGAGCAATCATCTGTTTGTGTCGAAAAGATTATTTCTGTGCAAGAGGAGAGAAACCAAATGACCGAGGTTGTTATTGCAGTAAAGGAAGTAGCTTTATTGTCCTCAGATGCACCGGAAGCTAAATCAGATGAATTTACCGAATCCAAGAATGAAGTTAAGCAACCCTCTGAAGAATCAATTATTTCCATCCAAGAGATTACTACTTTGCCCGAGGAGAATAGCCAAATCACTGAGGTTGCTACCAATGTTCATGAGAAGACCTCAGGTGATCAGGGATTAAAAGGTGCACACGTCCGTGATGTTAATGGAGTCCTCAAACAAGATGGTGAGATTCGTGAAGCTTGTCAAGTTGCTGGAGGAGGCAAGGCATTACCGGCAACTGAG GTCTTACCCCATGTTCCACTGGTGGTGAACCATACAAAGTGGTGGAATTGTTGTGGACTGCTTGATTGTATCATGGGCCACGATAGATAA